TTGTCGAACGACACCTAACACCCTATTTAACTGGGGTAGGGGAAGTGCGGCAAACGAGTAAGTTGATTAACCCTACACTTGAATCAAGAGAAAACTAACATGGCTGACCCGAATTTTAAGGCCCCAATTACCAACCCCTTCGGACTGACGGGTGTAACACTTTCTTCTAAACCCACCTTAGCCGATATCGATGGCGATGGAGACTTGGATGCTTTTGTGGGGAATTTTTACGGCAATACCGCGTTCTACCGC
This window of the Nostoc sp. ATCC 53789 genome carries:
- a CDS encoding FG-GAP-like repeat-containing protein gives rise to the protein MADPNFKAPITNPFGLTGVTLSSKPTLADIDGDGDLDAFVGNFYGNTAFYRNTGTTVTPASP